Proteins from a genomic interval of Flammeovirgaceae bacterium SG7u.111:
- a CDS encoding SufE family protein — translation MSINEVQDEIVSEFEILGDDRESMIFYIMEIGEKAASLPEEHLIDDNIIKGCQSKVWLITELEGDKIKFEADSNTALTKGLIQLLIRVLSGRKPAEILDADLYFLKKIGLQNVIGSQRSNGLAAMVKQMRLFAVAYKAKIDAGS, via the coding sequence ATGAGCATTAACGAAGTACAAGACGAAATAGTTAGCGAGTTTGAAATACTAGGTGATGACCGTGAGAGCATGATATTTTATATCATGGAAATAGGAGAGAAAGCCGCTTCATTGCCTGAAGAACACTTGATAGATGACAATATCATTAAAGGTTGCCAGTCGAAAGTGTGGTTGATAACGGAGCTTGAAGGGGATAAAATTAAGTTTGAGGCTGATAGTAATACAGCATTGACTAAAGGCCTCATTCAGCTACTTATCAGGGTGTTGTCAGGGCGCAAACCAGCGGAAATATTAGATGCAGATCTTTATTTCCTCAAAAAAATAGGTTTGCAAAATGTAATTGGCTCGCAGCGTTCCAATGGCTTGGCGGCCATGGTGAAGCAAATGAGGCTGTTTGCTGTTGCTTATAAAGCTAAGATAGATGCGGGAAGTTAA
- a CDS encoding MFS transporter: MMEEKELQSTLRHCWIVTSVESHIQGFWELETESFDFQELKLEKDAVEGDWFLSKLNTQFIIGVKGNESYYTINKIGKGDLNLTSYYKSPQKEVGLIKLATFSLSYNMNPIPKRILPIIVISQFCCTSLWFAGNGVMGDIVREFGLAENALAHLTSSVQFGFISGTLVFAFLSIADRFSPSKVFFTCALLGAIFNAAFVWKGNTFPTLLLLRFLTGFFLAGIYPVGMKIAADYYEKGLGKSLGFLVGALVIGTGFPHLLTSVGSSFSWTATLFSTSSLAALGGLLMVSFVPDGPHRKPAQSLDFSAMFNIFGNKEFRSAAFGYFGHMWELYAFWAFVPIILQTYANLHPQATLNIPLWSFAIIGIGSLACVLGGYLSEAFGTKRVAFISLLLSGILCLASPLLFSITSPFIFLALLLLWGMAVIADSPLFSTLVAQNASPQIKGTALTIVNCIGFSITIFSIQLLSYLLQSFNPTLIYLSLAAGPALGLAALLRGGNQSFK, from the coding sequence ATGATGGAAGAAAAAGAATTACAATCAACTTTGCGTCATTGTTGGATCGTCACATCTGTAGAAAGTCACATACAGGGCTTTTGGGAGCTTGAAACAGAATCATTCGATTTTCAAGAGTTAAAACTGGAAAAGGACGCTGTAGAAGGGGACTGGTTTTTAAGTAAACTCAACACACAGTTTATCATAGGAGTAAAAGGAAATGAATCCTATTACACAATCAACAAAATAGGAAAGGGCGATTTGAACTTAACCAGCTACTACAAGAGTCCTCAAAAAGAAGTAGGTTTGATAAAACTTGCCACCTTTTCTCTATCTTATAACATGAACCCCATCCCCAAACGAATACTTCCCATCATCGTTATTTCCCAGTTTTGCTGCACCTCGCTTTGGTTTGCTGGCAACGGGGTTATGGGCGACATAGTCCGTGAATTTGGCTTAGCCGAAAATGCCCTTGCCCACCTTACTTCATCGGTGCAGTTTGGCTTTATAAGCGGCACTTTGGTCTTCGCCTTTCTTTCCATAGCCGACCGGTTTTCTCCCTCCAAGGTGTTTTTCACTTGTGCATTGCTAGGTGCAATTTTCAATGCCGCTTTTGTATGGAAAGGAAATACATTTCCAACTTTGCTACTGCTCCGCTTCCTCACAGGCTTCTTTTTGGCAGGAATTTACCCAGTTGGAATGAAAATAGCAGCCGATTATTATGAGAAAGGTCTGGGCAAATCGTTAGGTTTTTTGGTGGGGGCATTAGTAATAGGTACAGGTTTTCCCCACTTGCTCACGAGCGTGGGCAGTTCCTTTTCCTGGACTGCCACTCTGTTTAGCACCTCCAGTCTCGCAGCTTTGGGGGGCTTGCTCATGGTCAGCTTCGTACCCGACGGTCCACATAGAAAACCCGCGCAGTCGCTCGACTTTTCCGCCATGTTCAACATCTTTGGAAACAAAGAATTCCGCTCTGCCGCTTTTGGTTACTTTGGGCACATGTGGGAACTTTATGCTTTTTGGGCTTTTGTCCCCATCATACTCCAGACCTACGCCAACTTACACCCGCAGGCAACATTGAACATACCCCTTTGGTCATTCGCCATTATCGGAATTGGCAGCCTTGCCTGCGTGCTTGGCGGCTACCTTTCCGAAGCGTTCGGCACAAAGCGAGTAGCCTTCATTTCCTTGCTACTATCCGGAATACTTTGCCTCGCATCTCCCCTTCTCTTCTCCATAACCAGCCCATTCATTTTTCTTGCTCTCCTTCTTCTTTGGGGGATGGCGGTCATTGCCGATTCCCCTCTTTTCTCCACTTTGGTAGCTCAAAACGCTTCCCCTCAGATAAAAGGAACTGCCCTCACCATTGTCAACTGCATAGGATTTTCCATCACCATCTTTAGCATCCAACTCCTCTCCTATTTGCTCCAATCCTTTAATCCCACCTTAATCTATCTCAGCTTGGCAGCTGGACCAGCCCTAGGCTTAGCAGCATTGCTGAGGGGAGGAAATCAATCTTTTAAATAA
- a CDS encoding SUF system Fe-S cluster assembly protein has product MTDRELKENVVEAIKLVYDPEIPVDVYELGLIYEVNVFPVNNVYVLMTLTSPSCPSAEQIPGEIEQKIREVDGVNDVTVELTFDPPYTSDMMSEAAKLELGFM; this is encoded by the coding sequence ATGACCGATAGAGAACTTAAAGAGAATGTGGTTGAAGCCATAAAGCTTGTGTACGACCCAGAGATACCGGTAGATGTTTACGAGCTAGGACTGATTTACGAAGTGAATGTTTTTCCTGTAAACAATGTTTATGTGCTCATGACACTTACCTCGCCTTCATGCCCTTCTGCCGAGCAAATCCCGGGAGAGATTGAGCAGAAGATACGTGAAGTAGATGGGGTGAATGATGTAACAGTAGAGCTTACGTTTGATCCTCCTTATACTTCTGATATGATGTCTGAGGCGGCAAAGCTTGAACTAGGCTTTATGTAA
- a CDS encoding OmpA family protein, translating into MSSSSRFTLKLGTLLFIGCLFLLQLSQLQAQELSKKELAQAKRMLADAEELVRVGEFDYALPQLKKYDSQLPNDALCHYLLGVIYLKTGEEQMAFSKLRYSYSKDSSFENIHYYLGTAFHRTHQFDSAIYYYQESLAKEEAGEKEVTYLIAQCKTGKSLMARPKNVEIYNLGDHINSPYPDFAPVISADESRLIFTSRRPSNENPELDPVDNLPYEDVYISEKGKDGKWGKPVNMTEINTPDHDASIGLAPDGDELFIYRSALAMGGQSSGNIYSSVFKNQQWSAPEMMQKGVNSRAQETHAAIMADEQVLFISSDRTVENSFGGKDIYIVRRLPDLTWAEPENLGDVINTPYDEDSPYITADGKTLYFSSKGHDGMGGYDIFYSKYNERENKWSKPVNMGYPVNTSNDDIFVTWSTDGTRGYFSTNKSDSYGDQDLYIIMLPEVRKKMIVLKGKVVDDKTGKALAATIEIIDNETQKIVNIVNSNGFNGKYAAYLKPNKNYGVRVKRKGYLFASRNINVSDQFEYLEIKEDFQMKEVGDYQVVELENIFFSEGDGIEVLPSSFPELQALKDLMDNNDGYRVEMVVHSANSEDSLLNLYKTKARAEALVTELVSLGSAGDRLEAKGHGYGSAFPLASNKTNLGRKQNKRVEYVFRKITEDTPSFDYAKIYAQLAIDPALLDKEPTAINTIGDEILLQNSVSFKTGANILDLEAELAIRELVTLMDENPLMKVEVGGHTMAKGDKVFKDSLSYRLASLVAQKLIYNGISKDRIIIKGYGDSELIADGGNTENLQNLRVQFKLLNPEDDMRRRIDELLAQEANIIPFEDLMPGKRLKPIVFFNINSFDISTSGYEIINEACKILDKHPGLYIEIGGHSDSSGAAEFNARLSKKRAEVVAREMLKKGVTSDRFFVKAYGEDAPRYDNDTQEGRVKNRRCEFKVMRMDYAKEKKKLNSGLSTVTDK; encoded by the coding sequence ATGTCATCATCAAGCAGATTTACACTCAAATTAGGTACTTTATTATTTATAGGATGCCTATTCCTTTTACAGCTTTCGCAGCTGCAAGCTCAGGAGCTATCTAAAAAAGAATTAGCACAAGCTAAGCGCATGCTGGCCGATGCTGAAGAGCTTGTGAGAGTAGGTGAATTTGACTATGCCCTTCCTCAGCTCAAAAAGTACGACAGCCAACTTCCTAACGATGCTTTGTGCCACTACCTCCTAGGGGTGATTTATTTGAAAACTGGCGAGGAGCAGATGGCTTTTTCTAAGCTGAGGTACTCCTATAGTAAAGATAGTTCTTTCGAAAATATCCATTATTACTTGGGTACTGCTTTTCATCGTACACATCAATTCGATTCTGCTATCTATTATTACCAAGAGAGCTTGGCGAAGGAAGAGGCAGGGGAAAAAGAAGTCACGTATTTGATAGCCCAGTGTAAGACTGGAAAGAGCTTGATGGCAAGACCTAAAAATGTTGAAATATATAATTTGGGCGATCATATTAATAGCCCTTATCCAGATTTTGCCCCGGTAATTTCGGCAGACGAATCCCGGTTGATCTTTACTTCAAGAAGGCCAAGCAATGAAAACCCAGAGCTTGATCCTGTAGATAATTTGCCATATGAGGACGTGTATATTTCTGAAAAAGGCAAGGATGGAAAGTGGGGAAAGCCTGTGAATATGACTGAAATCAATACGCCTGACCACGACGCATCTATTGGCTTGGCTCCAGATGGTGATGAGCTTTTTATCTATAGAAGTGCTTTGGCCATGGGTGGGCAAAGTTCAGGAAATATTTATTCTTCAGTGTTCAAAAATCAACAATGGTCTGCTCCTGAGATGATGCAGAAAGGAGTGAATTCTAGGGCTCAGGAAACACATGCGGCAATTATGGCCGATGAACAAGTGCTGTTTATCAGTAGTGATAGAACTGTCGAGAATAGCTTCGGGGGAAAAGATATTTATATTGTGAGAAGGTTGCCAGATCTTACTTGGGCTGAGCCTGAAAACTTAGGAGATGTGATCAATACACCTTACGATGAGGACTCTCCTTATATTACTGCCGATGGAAAAACCTTGTATTTTAGCTCAAAAGGGCATGACGGAATGGGTGGATATGATATTTTCTATTCAAAATATAATGAGCGAGAGAATAAATGGTCGAAGCCTGTGAATATGGGTTATCCTGTAAATACATCTAACGATGATATTTTTGTGACCTGGTCAACCGATGGGACACGTGGGTATTTTTCTACCAATAAGTCGGATAGCTATGGTGACCAAGATTTGTACATCATCATGTTGCCTGAGGTGCGCAAAAAAATGATTGTACTGAAGGGTAAGGTAGTAGATGATAAAACTGGTAAAGCCTTGGCCGCTACTATCGAAATTATAGACAACGAAACTCAGAAAATTGTAAATATTGTCAATAGTAATGGGTTCAATGGCAAATATGCCGCTTACCTCAAGCCTAACAAGAATTATGGAGTAAGGGTGAAGCGCAAGGGCTATTTGTTTGCCTCCAGAAATATAAATGTATCAGACCAGTTTGAGTACTTGGAAATCAAGGAAGACTTTCAAATGAAAGAGGTTGGCGATTACCAAGTGGTTGAGCTAGAGAATATTTTCTTCTCCGAGGGAGATGGAATAGAAGTATTGCCAAGTAGTTTCCCAGAGTTGCAAGCCTTGAAAGATCTGATGGATAATAACGATGGATACAGGGTGGAAATGGTTGTTCACTCAGCCAACTCTGAAGACAGTCTATTGAATTTGTACAAAACCAAAGCAAGAGCTGAAGCTTTGGTAACCGAATTGGTAAGCTTAGGCTCTGCTGGTGACAGGTTGGAAGCTAAAGGCCATGGGTATGGTTCTGCCTTTCCACTGGCATCGAACAAAACAAACCTTGGTAGAAAGCAGAATAAAAGGGTTGAATATGTATTTAGGAAAATAACAGAAGATACTCCTTCATTTGATTATGCCAAAATCTATGCGCAGTTGGCAATTGACCCGGCTCTTTTGGATAAAGAGCCTACTGCCATCAACACTATTGGCGATGAGATTTTACTTCAAAACTCGGTTAGTTTCAAAACAGGTGCGAACATCTTGGATTTAGAAGCAGAGTTGGCTATTAGGGAGTTAGTCACGCTAATGGATGAAAACCCATTAATGAAAGTGGAAGTAGGTGGACACACGATGGCCAAAGGGGATAAGGTTTTTAAAGATAGTCTTTCTTACCGTTTAGCAAGTTTGGTAGCTCAAAAGCTTATCTACAATGGGATCTCTAAAGATAGGATCATTATCAAAGGTTATGGTGATTCGGAGCTGATTGCAGATGGCGGTAATACGGAAAACCTCCAGAACTTAAGGGTGCAATTCAAATTATTGAACCCTGAAGATGATATGAGAAGAAGAATAGATGAGTTATTGGCGCAAGAAGCTAATATTATCCCTTTTGAAGATTTGATGCCAGGGAAAAGGTTGAAGCCAATCGTATTCTTCAATATCAACTCCTTCGATATCTCTACTTCTGGTTATGAAATAATAAATGAAGCCTGTAAAATCCTTGATAAACACCCTGGCTTATATATTGAAATAGGTGGGCATAGTGATAGCAGTGGTGCAGCCGAATTTAATGCACGACTTTCTAAAAAGAGAGCAGAAGTAGTCGCTAGGGAAATGCTGAAAAAAGGTGTCACTTCTGACCGTTTCTTTGTGAAGGCTTATGGTGAAGATGCGCCTCGCTACGATAACGATACGCAAGAAGGAAGGGTTAAAAACAGGCGTTGTGAGTTTAAAGTAATGAGGATGGATTACGCCAAAGAAAAGAAGAAACTCAATAGTGGTCTGTCAACAGTGACAGATAAATAG
- a CDS encoding cysteine desulfurase — MFDINKIREDFPILQQEVNGFPLVYFDNAATSQKPKVVIDALNSYYTGVNSNVHRGAHTLADIATGQFEDTREAARQFINASSTEEVIFTKGTTEGINLVAYSFGRSQIQKGDEIIISTMEHHSNIVPWQMLCEEKGAILKVIPITDEGEIIFEEFEKLLSEKTKLVAVVHVSNALGTINPVERIIEAAHKLDVPVLVDGAQSSPHFDVDVQKMDCDFYVFSSHKVYGPTGMGVLYGKKALLEAMPPFIGGGEMIKEVSFKGTTFNELPFKFEAGTPNIADTIAMKKAFDYVNQIGKQNIADHENDLLTYATEIFESIDGLRIVGQAKEKVSVLSFLIDGIHAYDIGMALDATGIAIRTGHHCAQPLMERFGIEGTARASFAVYNTKEEVERVGKSLDRIASRFRTKISV; from the coding sequence ATGTTTGATATAAACAAGATACGAGAAGATTTTCCGATCCTACAGCAAGAAGTAAACGGCTTTCCGCTAGTCTATTTCGATAATGCTGCTACCTCTCAAAAACCTAAAGTGGTTATTGATGCGCTCAACAGTTATTATACTGGTGTGAATTCTAATGTTCACCGGGGGGCACATACGCTGGCCGATATTGCTACTGGTCAGTTTGAAGATACGCGAGAGGCAGCAAGGCAATTTATCAATGCTTCTAGCACAGAAGAGGTTATTTTTACCAAAGGAACTACGGAGGGAATTAACCTCGTAGCTTATTCTTTTGGTCGAAGCCAAATCCAAAAAGGCGATGAGATTATCATCAGCACCATGGAGCATCACTCCAATATTGTTCCTTGGCAGATGTTGTGTGAAGAAAAGGGCGCAATCTTGAAGGTGATTCCGATTACCGATGAGGGAGAAATCATTTTTGAAGAGTTTGAAAAGTTACTTTCCGAAAAGACCAAGTTGGTGGCTGTGGTGCATGTGTCCAATGCCTTGGGCACTATCAACCCTGTGGAAAGGATTATAGAAGCAGCCCACAAACTAGATGTGCCTGTATTGGTAGACGGAGCACAATCAAGCCCCCATTTCGATGTTGACGTTCAGAAAATGGACTGCGATTTTTATGTGTTCTCTTCTCATAAAGTATATGGCCCTACGGGTATGGGAGTGCTTTATGGTAAAAAAGCTTTGCTAGAAGCAATGCCTCCATTTATAGGTGGTGGGGAAATGATAAAAGAGGTAAGCTTTAAAGGGACTACGTTCAATGAATTGCCTTTCAAGTTTGAAGCAGGTACGCCCAACATCGCCGATACCATTGCCATGAAAAAGGCTTTTGATTATGTGAACCAGATCGGTAAACAAAATATTGCAGACCATGAAAATGACTTGCTCACTTATGCTACTGAAATATTTGAAAGCATAGATGGCTTAAGAATAGTAGGGCAGGCAAAAGAAAAGGTAAGTGTCCTCTCGTTCCTTATCGACGGAATCCATGCTTATGACATAGGGATGGCATTGGATGCTACAGGCATTGCCATCCGGACTGGCCACCATTGTGCCCAACCGCTGATGGAAAGGTTTGGTATAGAAGGTACGGCAAGGGCTTCTTTTGCGGTGTATAATACCAAAGAGGAAGTGGAAAGAGTGGGGAAATCCCTCGATAGAATTGCCTCGAGGTTTAGAACAAAAATAAGTGTTTAA
- a CDS encoding BrxA/BrxB family bacilliredoxin, with the protein MYPEHLTIPMKEDLVSSGFADLKTAEEVTELIENNEGTLLLVVNSVCGCAAGTCRPGVKLAVQHSSKKPDKLATVFAGVDKEATAKAREFMLPYPPSSPSIALFKGSELIHFVERHHIEGRSADMIGGHLVAVFEEYC; encoded by the coding sequence ATGTATCCAGAGCATTTGACAATACCTATGAAAGAAGACTTGGTTTCTTCTGGATTTGCCGATTTGAAAACGGCAGAGGAAGTAACTGAACTTATCGAGAATAATGAAGGAACTTTGCTATTGGTGGTAAACTCTGTGTGTGGCTGTGCAGCGGGAACTTGCCGCCCAGGAGTGAAGTTGGCGGTTCAGCACTCTTCAAAGAAGCCAGATAAGTTAGCTACTGTATTTGCTGGGGTAGATAAGGAAGCAACTGCTAAAGCTCGTGAGTTTATGCTGCCTTACCCTCCTTCTTCTCCTTCTATTGCTCTTTTCAAAGGGTCAGAATTGATACACTTTGTAGAAAGACACCACATAGAAGGTCGTTCGGCTGACATGATCGGAGGACATTTGGTAGCTGTTTTCGAAGAATATTGCTAA
- a CDS encoding MerC domain-containing protein, whose protein sequence is MKERLLKYADLIGISGSVLCLIHCLAVPIIALFSAGLTSAHQHLGVGNDIIFMFVCLVAVYFAVRTAASSSIKIALWVFMGTFFISMSLGRNFHELEWMEYLAHISTLGLIITHIVNIKEKKKTVHCKIPMRQVEKV, encoded by the coding sequence ATGAAGGAAAGGTTACTAAAATATGCTGATTTAATAGGGATTTCAGGCTCCGTACTATGCCTAATACACTGCTTGGCCGTGCCCATCATAGCCCTTTTTAGCGCTGGTCTCACTTCTGCCCACCAGCACCTTGGAGTTGGCAATGATATTATTTTCATGTTTGTTTGCCTAGTAGCTGTATATTTCGCTGTACGTACTGCTGCATCCAGTAGTATCAAAATTGCCCTTTGGGTATTCATGGGCACATTTTTTATTTCCATGTCTTTGGGAAGAAACTTTCATGAATTAGAATGGATGGAATACTTAGCCCACATTTCTACATTAGGACTAATCATCACCCACATCGTCAATATTAAAGAAAAGAAAAAGACGGTTCATTGCAAAATCCCCATGAGGCAGGTGGAGAAAGTATAA
- a CDS encoding sulfatase-like hydrolase/transferase → MKRFRLLILGLAMASSIHSFAQIPTPEKKPNIILIMADDLGPEAIGSYGGTSYKTPRIDQLAETGAIFAHGYAYPLCTNTRVSLMTGKYNFRNWKAFGILDPKEKTFGHLLQEQGYKTCMVGKWQLQSYDPIGYPGAELRRDKGMKVENAGFDEYCMWHTRHNEDKGSRYPDPLIYQNGEFLQNTNSKYGPDIFVEYLNDFVKRNADDPFFIYYPMALTHNPFVPTPESGEWADPTLRHKEDDKFFGDMVEYTDLMVGKIIDQLDELGIRENTLVIFYSDNGTHQSITSQMGGKTIRGGKGKTIDDGTRVPLIVNWPAKVKKQVSNQFVAPSDFMPTLFEVIGQEIPSDNHTDGESFWPELVGEKAPQRRDWVFIDYNPKPGWGKDGFTPVSFVKGERYKLYSDQRFYDIEKDRLEEKPLDASTPKLKSIKEKYTHILDSLRRYKTFGEIQSFDPQFDKIVPPHSKIEIIAEGFNWSEGPVWVESEQCLLFSDVPENTIYKWSEMNGTEVFLKKSGYTGSKPRKGGKGSNGLALDLDGRLLLCRHGDREVARLASSFHEPVPVFESLITNYQGKKLNSPNDLVLDSKGNIYFTDPEFGLDKDLLPEGKELSVNGVYRLNTDGTLDLLVDNLEKPNGVALSPDEQLLYVANSGPQHWMVYDLNSKTLPLKGKIFFDGTELHVASISKQNPDGMDVNSEGIIFATGPDGVMVFSPEGKHLGTIYVGKHTSNCVLSDDEKTLYVTCDDYILRIIMGYEIK, encoded by the coding sequence ATGAAAAGATTCCGACTACTGATTTTAGGCTTGGCCATGGCATCAAGCATCCACTCATTTGCCCAAATACCAACTCCCGAAAAAAAGCCCAATATTATATTAATAATGGCAGATGACCTTGGTCCAGAAGCCATCGGCAGCTACGGGGGAACGTCTTACAAAACACCAAGAATTGATCAACTAGCGGAAACAGGAGCCATATTTGCGCATGGCTATGCTTACCCATTATGCACCAATACGAGGGTCAGCCTCATGACGGGCAAATACAATTTCAGGAATTGGAAGGCCTTCGGCATTCTAGATCCGAAGGAAAAAACATTTGGGCATCTGCTGCAAGAGCAGGGCTACAAAACCTGCATGGTAGGTAAGTGGCAACTTCAAAGTTACGACCCTATAGGCTATCCGGGTGCAGAGCTTCGCAGAGACAAAGGGATGAAGGTTGAAAATGCTGGTTTCGATGAGTACTGCATGTGGCATACCAGGCATAACGAAGATAAAGGAAGCCGATATCCCGACCCGCTGATCTACCAAAATGGAGAGTTTCTTCAAAACACAAACAGCAAATATGGCCCCGATATCTTTGTAGAATATCTCAATGATTTTGTGAAACGGAATGCGGATGATCCATTTTTCATCTACTACCCTATGGCGCTTACCCACAACCCGTTTGTTCCCACCCCCGAGAGTGGCGAATGGGCTGATCCTACCCTAAGGCACAAAGAAGACGATAAATTCTTTGGAGATATGGTGGAATACACCGACCTAATGGTGGGCAAGATTATAGACCAACTAGATGAGCTGGGTATTAGGGAAAACACGTTGGTGATCTTCTACAGCGATAACGGCACCCACCAAAGCATCACTTCCCAAATGGGAGGAAAAACGATTCGCGGAGGGAAAGGAAAAACCATAGACGATGGCACCAGAGTACCGCTGATAGTTAATTGGCCGGCAAAAGTGAAGAAGCAAGTAAGCAACCAGTTTGTAGCTCCAAGTGATTTTATGCCCACCTTATTTGAGGTAATAGGACAAGAAATCCCTTCAGATAACCATACCGATGGGGAAAGCTTTTGGCCAGAGTTAGTTGGTGAAAAAGCACCACAGAGAAGGGACTGGGTGTTTATTGATTACAACCCTAAACCAGGTTGGGGGAAAGATGGTTTTACCCCCGTCAGCTTTGTAAAAGGCGAGCGCTACAAATTATACAGCGACCAGCGATTCTATGACATCGAAAAAGATCGGTTGGAAGAAAAGCCCCTCGATGCCTCTACTCCCAAATTGAAAAGCATTAAAGAAAAATACACCCACATTTTAGATTCGCTAAGGAGGTACAAAACCTTCGGGGAAATCCAATCCTTCGATCCTCAGTTTGATAAAATCGTGCCTCCTCATTCAAAAATTGAAATCATAGCAGAGGGTTTCAATTGGTCGGAAGGGCCTGTTTGGGTAGAATCCGAGCAATGTCTCCTCTTCTCAGATGTTCCCGAAAATACCATCTACAAATGGTCGGAAATGAATGGAACAGAAGTATTCTTGAAAAAATCAGGATATACGGGGTCTAAGCCTCGAAAAGGGGGAAAAGGGAGCAACGGCTTAGCACTCGACCTCGATGGCAGGCTACTTCTCTGCCGACATGGTGATAGAGAAGTTGCCCGCTTGGCAAGTAGTTTTCATGAACCTGTTCCTGTTTTTGAATCGTTGATAACCAATTACCAAGGCAAAAAGCTCAACAGCCCAAATGATCTGGTGCTAGACTCCAAAGGAAACATTTACTTCACCGACCCTGAATTTGGTTTAGACAAAGACTTGCTTCCCGAAGGAAAAGAACTAAGTGTAAATGGAGTGTACCGACTAAATACCGATGGCACGCTGGACTTGTTAGTTGACAACCTCGAAAAACCAAATGGTGTGGCACTTTCTCCAGATGAACAGCTCCTTTATGTGGCAAATTCAGGACCGCAACATTGGATGGTTTATGACCTTAATAGCAAAACGCTTCCGCTAAAAGGAAAAATATTTTTCGATGGAACAGAGCTTCATGTTGCCAGCATTAGCAAGCAAAACCCTGATGGGATGGATGTGAACAGCGAAGGGATCATATTTGCCACTGGCCCCGATGGAGTAATGGTCTTTTCCCCAGAAGGAAAACATTTGGGGACTATTTATGTAGGAAAACATACTTCCAACTGTGTACTGAGCGACGATGAAAAAACGCTCTACGTCACCTGCGACGATTATATTTTACGGATCATTATGGGATATGAAATAAAATAG
- a CDS encoding DUF4173 domain-containing protein — MNMSFKLGITCALAAFGSYLFYNQGVGVNYFIFTLLSSLFALYNSKTKPLDRRLLAVLPPLTSALLLVFYPQGLTYAVWLISYLVMWSAVPLRLQPLLLPLQGIFSMVESPVFILKKYKNSEGFKSRGKAKKDRLFTYGITSLIVFGFTLLYSSGNPVFANLLSHIDLSYIDFGYFFTAVAIFILLIGLVFIKINEDVVGWNRKSTTLLFTKVTEKEKREFNIANLSIWIIAGVLCVVNTMDIVVLFGGKLPENMTYSEYVHQGFNILILSLSLAIGLIVYFFRNQLNFMENIQKLRLASYVWISQNIALAMLTAYKNMIYVEVYGLTYKRVAVFLCLACTLIGLLLSFRKIKIPSTNWLYFNRVAFYAFICSVVISIVPFDHIITEYNLKYSQTKDIAYLLKLNHADLKEVKRYLEKSGQKYTVLYYKSEAKILELNEQAKEGKWQSWNMYLSSYLKD, encoded by the coding sequence ATGAACATGTCTTTTAAACTGGGAATCACTTGTGCGTTGGCAGCTTTTGGTAGCTATTTATTTTACAATCAGGGCGTAGGGGTCAACTACTTCATATTTACATTGCTATCGTCTCTTTTTGCGCTTTATAACTCTAAAACGAAGCCTTTGGATAGGCGATTATTAGCCGTTTTACCGCCATTAACATCTGCTCTACTGCTGGTTTTTTATCCTCAAGGTCTTACTTATGCAGTTTGGCTCATAAGTTATTTAGTGATGTGGAGTGCTGTTCCTTTGAGACTACAACCGCTGTTGCTCCCTTTGCAAGGGATATTCTCTATGGTAGAAAGTCCAGTTTTTATACTGAAGAAATATAAGAATAGTGAAGGTTTTAAATCAAGAGGAAAAGCTAAGAAAGATCGTCTGTTTACCTATGGTATCACTTCACTGATCGTATTTGGTTTTACCCTGTTGTATTCAAGTGGTAATCCTGTATTTGCTAATTTACTTTCCCATATAGATTTATCTTACATCGATTTTGGATACTTTTTTACTGCTGTTGCAATTTTTATACTTCTGATTGGCTTGGTTTTCATAAAGATCAATGAAGATGTAGTTGGCTGGAATCGGAAATCTACAACCTTGCTTTTTACTAAAGTTACCGAAAAAGAGAAGCGAGAGTTTAATATTGCCAATTTGAGTATCTGGATTATTGCAGGGGTATTGTGTGTGGTGAATACGATGGATATTGTAGTCCTATTTGGAGGAAAGCTTCCTGAAAACATGACTTATTCAGAATATGTCCATCAAGGGTTTAACATACTGATCCTCTCATTGAGTTTGGCTATTGGTTTGATTGTTTACTTCTTCCGTAATCAGTTAAATTTTATGGAAAATATTCAAAAGTTAAGGTTGGCAAGTTATGTATGGATTTCTCAAAATATAGCCTTAGCTATGCTTACTGCATATAAAAACATGATTTATGTGGAAGTCTATGGTTTAACTTATAAGCGGGTTGCTGTATTTCTATGTTTGGCTTGTACACTAATCGGGTTGCTGCTTTCTTTTCGTAAGATAAAAATTCCTTCAACCAATTGGTTATATTTCAATAGAGTAGCTTTTTATGCTTTTATCTGTTCGGTTGTGATTTCTATAGTGCCTTTTGATCATATCATTACAGAGTATAACCTTAAGTATTCCCAAACAAAGGATATTGCATATTTGCTAAAGCTAAACCATGCTGACTTAAAGGAGGTAAAGAGGTATCTTGAAAAATCGGGACAGAAATATACCGTACTTTACTACAAGTCGGAGGCTAAAATTCTGGAATTAAATGAACAAGCAAAAGAGGGCAAATGGCAAAGTTGGAATATGTATTTATCGAGTTATTTAAAAGATTGA